The sequence TAAACACGAATCAGTAATAATGGTTGTACTATCCGTAATCTGTATACCATTCGGGCGAAGAAATGAGAAGACCTTTGTCCTGTCAACGTAAAATACCTATGAAACAAGTGGTTTTGAACAATGGGGTAGAAATGCCCATCCTCGGCTTCGGGGTATTCCAGGTGCCCGATCCAGCCGAATGTGAACGCAGTGTATTGGATGCCATGGCCACCGGTTATCGGTTAATTGATACGGCGGCTTCATACGGCAATGAAGAAGCGGTGGGGAAGGCCATCAAAAAAAGCGGAGTGCCTCGGGAAGACTTATTCATTACAACCAAGCTCTGGATACAGACCGATGGCTACGAAGGGACCAAAAAAGCCTTTGGGAATTCCTTGAAAAAGCTGCAACTGGATTATCTGGATCTGTACCTGATTCACCAACCCATGGGGGATGTGTATGGGGAATGGCGAGCCATGCAGGAGCTATACAAAGTAGGTAAAGTTCGGGCCATCGGCGTCAGTAATTTCCAGCCTGACCGGCTGATTGACCTGATTGTTCACAACGAAATCGTTCCGGCCATCAATCAGATCGAAACCCATCCGTTTCACCAGCAAATTCAGACCCAGCAGTTTTTGCTCGACAACAACGTTCAGATCGAATCCTGGGGGCCGTTTGCGGAAGGGAAAAACGATCTGTTTCAGAATGATTTATTACGTTCCATTGGGGCGAAGTATAACAAGTCGATTGCTCAGGTTGTCCTGCGCTGGCTGACCCAACGGGGGATTGTGGTTATTCCCAAGTCTGTTCACAAAGAGCGCATGGAAGAAAACTTTAACAGCCTCGATTTTGACTTAAGCTCTTCAGACATGGAAGCCATTAAAACCCTGGATACAAAGGCCAGTCTGTTCTTTGACCATCGTGATCCGGCTATGGTCAAATGGCTGGGAGAGCGTAAACTAAATCAATAAAATACCATAACCATGAATAGTAGACGTATTAGTAAACTTATCCTGCTTGTAGCCATAGTTACTCTTACTTTTCAGGCTCTGGCACAAAACGCTCCACTCTTCCCCAAAGGGGAACTTGCGACCACCAAAACCCATGTGGGTGATGTCTGGCTAAGTGAGGTTAGCGGCCCGGACAGCACCTTCGCATTCAGCATTGCACAGGCCGTTTTCGCCCCTGGTGCCCGACTTGACTGGCATTCCCATCCGGGCGGACAAATTCTTCTTTTTACCGACGGGGAAGGCTACTATCAGGAGCGGGGTAAGCCACGAAAAACCATTCGTAAAGGGGAGGTCGTTAAATGCCAGCCGGGTGTGGAGCATTGGCACGGAG comes from Spirosoma aureum and encodes:
- a CDS encoding aldo/keto reductase; translation: MKQVVLNNGVEMPILGFGVFQVPDPAECERSVLDAMATGYRLIDTAASYGNEEAVGKAIKKSGVPREDLFITTKLWIQTDGYEGTKKAFGNSLKKLQLDYLDLYLIHQPMGDVYGEWRAMQELYKVGKVRAIGVSNFQPDRLIDLIVHNEIVPAINQIETHPFHQQIQTQQFLLDNNVQIESWGPFAEGKNDLFQNDLLRSIGAKYNKSIAQVVLRWLTQRGIVVIPKSVHKERMEENFNSLDFDLSSSDMEAIKTLDTKASLFFDHRDPAMVKWLGERKLNQ
- a CDS encoding cupin domain-containing protein, with product MNSRRISKLILLVAIVTLTFQALAQNAPLFPKGELATTKTHVGDVWLSEVSGPDSTFAFSIAQAVFAPGARLDWHSHPGGQILLFTDGEGYYQERGKPRKTIRKGEVVKCQPGVEHWHGATPTSGVTYLATSPAKGKTIWLQRVTDEEYGTKK